In one Prosthecochloris aestuarii DSM 271 genomic region, the following are encoded:
- a CDS encoding cytochrome c biogenesis protein ResB: MSYYEKNGGVAVWSFRESILFTVILLLSGLVLELLGGGNGVSLPSWPLNAIWLSGIVSGIVIAGIWGRQHWFIAWLGGIPLGLSLIFALAFLSFFGGVLPQEQGVGSEWVLRFRFNQVFSSWPFALVVLFFMINLGLSLVWKLVPFRRSNLQFILFHAGFWIALTCGLFGASDLQRVIIPLYEGEASSRGYHAGTKRTVDLPFSLHLNDFEMEEYAPQLGLYDPSRDRLEAESSNAVLQVDKGVKASWPELQVEVETYFPHALKDPQGKPVPSDTLAGTPYAFIRGTFKGKPFSGWVSTGSPHEEPVFIVLDRKLLVLIPGSAKKYRSEVMIRDERDNPHQVLLEVNRPVSINGWKLYQMGYDVEAGRWSKLSLVEGVRDPWLPAVYTGFFMILIGNVLFFWKGMKKTRVL, translated from the coding sequence ATGAGCTACTATGAGAAGAATGGCGGCGTTGCGGTCTGGTCGTTCAGAGAAAGTATCTTGTTTACCGTCATCCTGCTTCTTTCGGGCCTGGTGCTTGAGTTGCTGGGCGGAGGTAACGGTGTTTCCCTGCCGTCCTGGCCTTTGAATGCGATCTGGCTTTCAGGGATTGTCTCTGGTATTGTTATCGCAGGGATCTGGGGTCGTCAGCATTGGTTTATTGCCTGGCTTGGCGGCATTCCCCTCGGTCTTTCTCTTATTTTTGCTCTCGCGTTTCTTTCATTTTTCGGGGGCGTTCTGCCTCAGGAGCAGGGAGTGGGTTCTGAATGGGTCCTGAGGTTCAGGTTCAATCAGGTCTTTTCGAGCTGGCCTTTCGCCCTTGTTGTACTCTTTTTCATGATCAATCTCGGCCTCTCGCTGGTCTGGAAGCTTGTTCCTTTCAGGAGATCGAACCTGCAGTTTATTTTGTTTCATGCAGGTTTCTGGATTGCCCTGACATGCGGTCTTTTCGGAGCATCCGATCTTCAGCGTGTCATCATTCCTCTTTATGAGGGGGAAGCTTCGTCGCGAGGATATCATGCAGGAACCAAGAGAACGGTTGATCTTCCGTTTTCTCTCCATCTGAATGATTTCGAGATGGAGGAGTATGCGCCCCAACTGGGGTTATACGATCCATCGCGAGACCGTCTGGAAGCTGAGTCTTCAAATGCCGTTCTGCAGGTCGACAAGGGAGTGAAGGCTTCATGGCCTGAGCTGCAGGTAGAGGTCGAAACCTATTTTCCTCACGCATTGAAGGACCCGCAGGGCAAGCCGGTTCCTTCCGATACTCTTGCTGGAACGCCCTATGCCTTCATCAGGGGGACATTCAAAGGGAAGCCGTTTTCCGGCTGGGTCAGTACCGGAAGCCCGCACGAAGAGCCAGTCTTCATCGTTCTCGACAGAAAACTGCTTGTCCTGATTCCCGGGTCGGCTAAAAAATACCGTTCCGAGGTTATGATCCGCGATGAGCGTGACAACCCTCACCAGGTGCTGCTGGAAGTCAACAGGCCGGTCAGCATTAACGGATGGAAACTCTATCAGATGGGATATGATGTGGAGGCGGGACGATGGTCGAAGCTCAGTCTTGTCGAAGGGGTTCGCGATCCCTGGCTTCCGGCAGTTTACACAGGCTTTTTTATGATTCTGATCGGCAATGTTCTCTTTTTCTGGAAAGGTATGAAAAAAACCAGGGTATTATGA
- a CDS encoding transcriptional regulator, translating to MIFPCEKAVWYNLPQIRADMASGLVKTGMTQSMAAKKLGVTPAAVSQYMNKKRGTNSTKSEPYLEEIKVAVKKICDGASENDIRMIVCKCCQLISQAEEDGKGLCHDNT from the coding sequence GTGATTTTTCCATGTGAAAAAGCTGTTTGGTACAACTTGCCTCAGATCAGGGCGGATATGGCGTCCGGTCTTGTGAAAACCGGCATGACCCAGTCGATGGCGGCAAAAAAACTCGGTGTGACGCCGGCCGCTGTTTCTCAGTATATGAACAAAAAGAGAGGAACCAACTCGACGAAATCAGAGCCCTATCTTGAAGAGATCAAGGTGGCTGTCAAGAAAATCTGCGATGGCGCTTCGGAGAACGATATCCGTATGATTGTCTGCAAATGCTGTCAGTTGATTTCCCAGGCTGAGGAGGATGGTAAAGGATTGTGTCACGATAATACGTAA
- a CDS encoding HesA/MoeB/ThiF family protein: MNRYSRQQLVPVIGVEGQEKLRDAKVLVIGAGGLGAPVLLYLAAAGVGTIGVADGDRIEVSNLQRQVLYRTCDAGRKKVDVAIEALKALNPDVDLRCYPQYVTPRDAGVLVHDYDIVVSASDSFAAKLMINDACVCEAVPCVHGGVSGIDGQIMTTLPGTACYRCAFNFTSRDASAVENFAQTGTLGPAAGVAGTLQAAEVMKYVCGYGTLLTDRILLFDLSESGFHTLPVMKREDCSCCR, from the coding sequence ATGAATCGCTACTCTCGTCAGCAGCTTGTTCCAGTGATTGGGGTGGAGGGTCAGGAGAAACTTCGGGACGCAAAAGTTCTTGTCATCGGTGCCGGCGGTCTTGGTGCTCCGGTTCTTCTTTATCTTGCCGCAGCGGGTGTGGGGACGATCGGAGTTGCTGATGGCGACAGGATCGAGGTCAGTAATTTGCAGAGACAGGTGCTTTATCGGACCTGTGATGCAGGAAGAAAAAAAGTGGATGTTGCCATTGAGGCCTTGAAAGCTCTCAATCCTGACGTTGATCTGCGTTGTTACCCTCAATACGTCACGCCTCGCGATGCCGGCGTTCTTGTTCATGATTATGATATCGTTGTCAGCGCATCAGATTCCTTCGCTGCAAAGCTGATGATTAACGATGCGTGTGTCTGTGAAGCAGTTCCTTGTGTTCATGGTGGTGTCAGCGGGATCGACGGGCAAATTATGACGACGCTTCCGGGAACCGCCTGTTACCGTTGTGCGTTTAATTTTACCTCCCGTGATGCTTCAGCGGTTGAAAATTTCGCTCAGACCGGGACGCTTGGGCCGGCGGCGGGAGTGGCAGGAACCCTTCAGGCTGCCGAGGTTATGAAATATGTGTGCGGCTATGGGACTCTCCTGACGGATCGGATTCTTCTTTTTGATCTTTCAGAGAGCGGTTTTCACACATTGCCTGTCATGAAAAGGGAAGACTGCTCTTGTTGCCGGTAG
- a CDS encoding heme-binding domain-containing protein, with protein MITLLIIIQLVPLDRKNPPETAPLAINNPALQGLENSCYTCHSFKTPWPRASWIAPVSWIITAAIHNGRDRLNFSAWQTYTKAEKQQLLSDISPIISGKKQHAENFRMLYPERALTTTQRQAILMWIEGEQQHDQN; from the coding sequence ATGATCACTCTTCTGATCATCATCCAGCTGGTTCCGCTTGACAGAAAAAATCCTCCTGAAACAGCACCTCTTGCCATAAATAATCCTGCCCTGCAAGGTCTCGAAAACAGTTGCTACACCTGCCATTCATTCAAAACACCATGGCCGCGTGCATCCTGGATCGCTCCGGTCTCGTGGATCATCACTGCTGCAATACACAACGGACGAGACAGGCTGAATTTCTCTGCATGGCAAACATATACCAAGGCTGAGAAGCAACAGCTTCTGAGCGATATATCACCTATCATAAGCGGCAAAAAGCAACATGCCGAAAACTTTCGGATGCTCTACCCGGAAAGAGCACTGACAACAACCCAGCGCCAGGCCATCCTGATGTGGATAGAAGGAGAACAGCAACATGATCAGAACTAA
- a CDS encoding TIGR00730 family Rossman fold protein, translated as MPSSDKSTKRQDVQPVPVHPPDQRFARQTDFSGDGWRVFKIMAEFVNGFEKMSEIGPAVSVFGSTRVVQGDREYALAEEMGRLLAAHGFAAITGGGPGVMEAANKGAQQAGGHSIGFNIKLPNQQKSNPFIDRDKLVTFDYFFVRKVMFLKYSQAFVVLPGGFGTMDEFFEAVTLIQTRKSARFPVILMGGSYWDGFYRWMHDTMCHQKGYIGQEDLDFIFLEDDPGKVIDIILGFYPEGYCLNF; from the coding sequence ATGCCTTCGTCGGATAAAAGCACTAAACGTCAGGACGTTCAGCCTGTGCCGGTTCATCCGCCGGACCAGCGTTTTGCCAGGCAGACAGATTTTTCGGGTGATGGCTGGAGAGTGTTCAAAATTATGGCCGAATTCGTCAACGGATTCGAAAAAATGTCAGAAATAGGCCCGGCGGTCAGTGTCTTCGGTTCGACCAGGGTCGTGCAGGGAGACCGGGAGTACGCTCTGGCCGAGGAGATGGGGCGGCTTCTTGCAGCTCATGGCTTTGCAGCTATCACAGGAGGCGGTCCCGGAGTGATGGAGGCGGCAAATAAAGGGGCACAGCAGGCAGGAGGTCATTCAATCGGTTTTAATATCAAACTGCCGAACCAGCAGAAGTCGAACCCGTTTATTGATCGCGACAAACTGGTGACCTTTGACTATTTTTTTGTGCGCAAGGTTATGTTTCTCAAGTATTCGCAGGCGTTTGTCGTGCTGCCTGGAGGGTTCGGCACCATGGATGAGTTTTTTGAAGCCGTAACGTTGATCCAGACCCGCAAAAGCGCGCGGTTTCCTGTTATTCTGATGGGGGGTTCCTACTGGGACGGTTTTTACCGTTGGATGCATGATACCATGTGTCATCAAAAGGGCTACATTGGCCAGGAAGATCTTGACTTTATCTTTCTTGAGGATGATCCAGGGAAGGTCATAGATATTATCCTGGGATTTTATCCCGAAGGATATTGCTTGAATTTTTAG